The region AACCTGCGCTTTTCGCAAATGGCTCCAATTTCTTTCTTTGAAGAAAAAAACACGGGCTCTAATCTTCCAGCGCAAATTGATATCTATTCAGAACAAGGGGATGAATATCATTTCTTGTTCATGGCTAAAGGTGGCGGCAGTGCCAATAAGTCTTATCTTTATCAAAAAACCAAAGCGGTTTTAAATCCCGAGGGCTTTGAAAAGTTTGTACGCGAGACTTTGAACTCACTGGGGACGGCGGCTTGTCCTCCGTATCACTTGGCATTCTGTGTAGGTGGTACCTCAGCAGAAGAAACTTTAAAAATCGTGAAGTATGCTTCTGCAGGTTATTTGGATGGACTTCCTACTTCAGGTAGTGAGGGTGGTAGAGCTTATCGTGATCTGGAAATGGAAAAGCAAGTTGAAAAGTGGGCCCGGGACACAGGAATCGGTGCGCAGTTTGGTGGAAAGTATTTCGTGCACGATGTGCGCGTGATTCGTTTGCCTCGCCATGGTGCAAGTTGCCCGATCGGAGTCGGCGTGAGCTGCTCTGCTGACCGCAATATCAAGGGCAAGATCACCCGCGACGGTATTTTCTTAGAGCAGCTAGAGCTTCACCCTGAACAGTATCTTCCGAATCATCTTAAAGATACAAGTGCAGAGGCTATTCAGATTGATTTGAATAAGCCGATTCAGGAAACTCTTAAAATTTTATCGGAACAAAAAGTGGCCACGCGAGTGATGCTCAATGGTCCGATGATCGTGGCCCGTGATATCGCACATGCGAAACTCAAAGAAAAAGTGGATCGCGGTGAAGGTGTTCCAGAGTATTTCAAAAACTATGCGGTTTATTATGCGGGCCCTGCAAAAACTCCGAAGGGTTATGCTTCGGGTTCTTTTGGTCCTACAACGAGCGAACGTATGGATCCTTATGTGGGTGCCTTCCAAAGCTTGGGTGGTTCTATGATCATGTTGGGTAAAGGGAATCGCAGCCCGCAGGTCACTGAAGCCTGTAAGACCTACGGAGGATTTTATTTGGGATCTATCGGTGGACCTGCAGCTCGTTTAGGAAAGGAATGTATCACGAAAGTGGAAGTTCTGGATTTCCCTGAGTTGGGTATGGAATCAGTGTGGAAAATCGAAGTGAAAGACTTCCCAGCCTTTATCATCGTGGATGACAAAGGAAATGATTTCTTCAAGTCCGTGATTCGCAAGTTGTAATCGGTACAGGTATAGCTAGAAATAAAAAAAGGCGTCTTTGAAGGACGCCTTTTTTTATTGTATCAGATCAGGCTCTTCGCGCTTTAAAAGAAGCGGACTTAAACCTGCAAAAAGATTCATGATCACCGGGCCAATCAGAAGACCTGGTAAGCCAATCATAATGATGGCCCCCACGACACAGGTAAATCCAATCACGGCAGAGATTTTATTTTCTTTTCCTACCATGAAGGGCTTCAGGATATTGTCGATACTACCTGCGATGGTCGCAACAACCACCAGGCCGACTCCATTTCCAGTGCGTCCGCCGATAAAGGCCAAAATCGCAAGTAAATAACCCACGGGTGCCGCGCCAATCACCGGAATAAAGGAAACGAAGAAGGTGAGAGTCAGGACTAAGAAGAAATCTCCTTCACCAAATATTAAACTTCCGATCCCAATGACACCGGCTTGAATAAGGCCTATGACCAAGGTTGAAAACAATGTGATCGAACAGCTTTTTTTAGAGACATCAATCAGTCGAACTGTCAGATCGGGTTTCAAAAGGCTGTATTTAAATACGAATTCTTTAATCGCCTGAGCTTTTGATAAAAGTAAAGCTAGGGTGATAACAAAAACAAAGCTTGCTAAAAAGATGGCAGGCAGTTGTCCCAAAATTTCCGTGGAGTACTGAAAAACAATTTCGCCCGATTTACGAAGCAGGCTATTGGCCATGTCGGCTGCCGGAGTGGCAATGTCAGTCCCTGTCCAACCCGAGATCTTTTTAAGATATCCCAGTATTAAATCTTTGAGTTCGTGTATCTGTCCGACCAACTTATCTGTTTTAATAACTTCGGGTTGGCTGATATAAGAAATAAGACGATAGATCGCAAGAGAAATAGGAATCCAAAAAATTGCAAAGCCGCCTAGAAGTGTTAAAGCAATTGCGGGTTTTCTTTTTATTTTTAGTTTTTTTCCAAGGCGCTCTACAAAGTCATTCAGGCCCAGTGCGAACACCCCGGCAATCAGGAAAGGCATTAAGAACGGTAAATTTACAAATAGAAACGCCGCCAATAGAACCAGGAAAAATCCCCAGCGTACAGCGACGTCTTTGTTTTTTAGAAAATCAATCATTGGACTTCACAATCCATTCGACATTCAGAGCGGCAATTCACCCAAGTTCCATCGTGACGTGGTGGAAGATAGTTGGGATTGCAATAGGTACTGCAGAAAGCCGTGTAAGAAAGGGCGCGCCCGCGATGGCTCATTTCGCAAGTCCAGCGTGCATCACGTTCGGCATCTTGTTCCGCTCTGTTTTTAGCGTTGGATAAACAGAAAGAACCGCTGTTGGCGTTGCAGTAAGAATTTTCAGTGCCACGTCCCGTGACGGTGATTCGGCGAGTGGCCTCAGCGGTGAAGGAAAAAAGTTGAAGCAGTAATACCACGACGAAGAGTGATGTTTTCATAATGTCTCCCACTCTTACAATGAACGCACAGTTTAGAGTGGGAGGCAATATGTAGCTTTGTCAAAGCAGGGCGTCGAGCGGTTAAGCCTGTGTTAGAAATTGGACGCCCAACTCCTGGCTTTGATTTTTTTCATCCCACTTTGTCCAGCGAACTTGGCCTTCCACATTCACGTACTCTCCCTCTTTGGTTTGATAGGAAAGGGTGATGAAGTCCTTTTTCTGATAGAAGGGGGCTTTGATCTTCACACAGGACCCATTCAAAGAGATGTTCTCAAAAGCTCCGCCTAAAATGGGTTGGAAGCTTCGGTTTTCGGTGCCGAAGGGGAGCATAGAGGGGCTGAGCATGGCGCGCCTCTCATGCACCTCACGCTTGTCTTGGCGCAGTTCCAGATTCTTGCCGTTAAGATAAGCTTGGATATCTTTGGCGAGGTGAGCCTCTTCGGTTTTCCACAAGACGATAAAGTCTTTGAAAGTTTTCAACTTCATCTTCATCGGCGCGGAAAGTTCGCTGACAACGAAGAAGGTTTTCACATTTTCTATCGTCTTTTGTAAGAATGCGTAAATGTCAAAATGACGGACTTCTAAAAATGGCAAAAAAACGACGACGATTTTTTCCCCCTGTGTCGTTTGTAGTGCCGATCTCAGTGTGTATGGATTTTCAATGATGTGACAATCAAAGCTGTTTTCTTTTTTTAAAACATTTGGAACTGTCAGTGTTCCCGTGATGAAGATCTGTGTATTCATGGAATTTCCTCCCGTGACTCCTCCTAAAGCAAATGCAAAGCCAACTGGAAATTCGGTGTGTGTCGTTTGATAAAGAAATTCCTGAACACCTGTCTAACTTTCACTAACAGTGTTAGATGAAATAAGTCTCAGCTTGAGAATTGGGCAAGTGGCGGCTCTCTTGCGCTGAGCCGCCACCTGGAGGGAAGGGATCTATTTTAATGGAAACTGCATAAACGCCGTCTCCGATATGAATGGCTGTGCCATCGCAGAACATCTCTTTCACGAATTGCAGCCTCTCCTTAGAGAAGTGTTGGTGGTCAAAGTAGTGAAAGCGCAAGGTCATTTCTGTCATGTAATAGTTCCGTTGCAACTGACAAGCCGAGCCTCAGATCAAGCATATTGCTTATAGGCAATAAAATGACTAATTTCGGGGTGAAACGCCCCAAACCTAGGGCGATATTCCTTCTTGCGATGGGGAGCTTCTTCACCTAAAAATACGGTCATATGACAGAGCGACGTCAACAACAGTAAGGATGCTTTGTGAAACGACTAAAAAGAGTTTTTGTCTTATCTCATGAGTGGAACGTGTTTCTCGTTCTCCTTATAATTATATCTGTCAGCTTGCTCAGCTGGTGGACCGTGAAAGTGCATTTGGAAAAAGAATGGAATGCACGTCTTGAATCTGAAATCGGAAAAGTCAGTTCGACCATTCATCGAGAGTTTTCAGCCTATGGTCAGGCCTTGTTAGATACGCGCGCATTTATTCAGTCAAGTGGAGTCCCAACGGGGAAGCAGTACCAAGATTATATAGAATCGACAGAACTGTTAAAGCGCTCTCCAGGACTTCAAGGTATTGGTTTTGCGCAAAAAATAGATAGATCTGAGATCCCTGAGCTTGAACGCAGGATGCGTGAACAGGGAGTTAAAGATTTTAAATTTTGGCCAGATTCTGAGCGCTCTCTTTATACATCGGTCGTAATGATTGAACCTGATGATTGGAGAAATAAGAAAGCTTTAGGGTTTGATCCGTATTCGGATCTTACACGGCGCTCGGCGATGGATAAGGCGTTATTATCCAATGCTCTAGCAATGTCGGACCCTGTCGTTCTGCTTTCTGATGAAAGCGAAGGTCAAAAGGTCCTCCAAGGAGTCCTAGTTTATCTTCCTGTTTCAAAAGTTTTAGATGCGACAGGAGAAGCTGAACCAAAAAATTCATTATTGGGTTTTGCCTATTCGGTGATTCGCATCAATCGCTTTTTTAATGGGGCTTTCGGGACGCCTCAATTTTACGAAGAAAAAGTGAACTACAAAATCGAGATCTATGACCGTAAACTGGGGCGAACTTTGCCGCTTTACGAGCGCTTCCCCGCCAAGGAAGAAGATCGGGTGGTCTCAGATATTTCCGTAGATCGTGAAATTCAGGTTCTTGATAAAGTGTGGAAATTGCATTTTGAACCGTTGCCTCATTTCTTTAATTGGTATGAGCGTTATGTGCCGATCCTTTTTGCCTTCGTCACGCTGATTATGTTGTCGGTCATTTTTCTAGCATTATGGTCGACACAACAATTTTTGAAGTTTAGCGAAAAACATCAGGATTCCCTGGCGCTCATCTCCAAAAGTAAATCCGAGGAGTTGGCGTTATTCCGTCGTTTGAACGCTATAATTGCAGATATTTCTTCATCCATCGAAGGCAGTGACCTTTTTGAAAAATTCTGTCACCATTTGGAAGATGTTTTTCAAATTGAAGACTGTGTGGTCTTTGTTCGCGAAAATCGCGGACCTTATGAAAAACGTTTTCAGAAAGTCATCGACAGCTTTCCAGAGTTCTTGGATTTATCTGCCGAATTTGACAGCTTCTTAAAAGAGGGTGTCTTTGCCTTGGCTTCTAACACAGAGTCTTCGCGCAAGGTGATTTCGTTTTTTAGTTCCGAGATGCAAGAGCGACTGCGTGAAAGTCCTTACTTCATGATGCGCTCGGTTTTGCATGAATCAGGTAAAAGTAATTCGATCTTGATTATCGTGAAGGGGCCTAAAACCTTGGTGGATTCGAAGGTTTTAGAATACGCCTTAGCAAGCATCGTGGGGCAATTTGCGATGTCCTACGATAAAGCGATTTTATTAAGAAAAGCAGAAGACGCGAACTTTATGAAGAGTTCCTTCTTGGCAAACATGAGTCACGAAATCCGCACCCCTCTGGGGGTGATCGTTGGTTACTCTGAAATTTTGGCTGATGATGAGCTCGACGGGGAAGAAAAAAAGCAGATTGTAAAAAGTGTGAAGCGCAACGGTAAAGAGCTCGCTCGTCTTATTGATGATATTTTAGATATCTCAAAGGTCGAAGCTGGAAAACTGCAGTTTGAAATGGCACAAGTGAACCTGGAAAGCCTGATTCATGAAGTGAAGTCCGTGATGGAAGTTCGCGCCTCTGACAAAAAAATTCAGTTCAACGTGGCGAAGCTTTCGAATGTTCCGACCTATCTCTTCACGGATGATATTCGTTTAAAACAAATTCTGGTGAATGTTGTGGGCAATGCCATAAAGTTCACGGAAAACGGAAGCGTAAAACTTCTTTATAAGACCTATGTGAACGAGATGCAGGAAGAATTCCTCGAGTTCCAGATTCAGGATAGCGGTATTGGTATCAGTGAAAGAAACAGAGAAAATCTTTTTAAGCCTTTCTCGCAAGGCGATGTTTCTACGACCCGTAAGTATGGCGGCACTGGTTTGGGTTTGGCCTTGTCGCGCCGTTTGGCAGAGCTTTTGGGTGGCGAGCTTTTTCTTTTGGCTTCGTCCGTGGGTAAGGGATCTACTTTTTGCCTTCGCGTCCCTCTGCGAGGGGTGAATAAGGAATTCCTGAACCTGCGTCAAACACCAGTTAAGAAAGACTTCGAAGAAGTTGAGCAGGGACCCGTGCGTGATATCGATTGGAATGGTCTTGATTTAAAAAATCTTTTGAAAGATGTGCGCATTTTGTTGGTGGAGGATTCTGAAGACAATCAAGAGATCTTTCAGCATTTTTTAAAGGCTGCGGGCGCTGATGTTGTTGTTGCGGACGACGGTGAAAAAGCCGTTGAAAGTGCCTTCAAAGTGGAGCCCGATATCGTACTTATGGATATCCAAATTCCGAAGATGGATGGTAAAGAAGCGACGAAGCGCATTCGTCAGCGTGGCTTTACGAAACCTGTGATTGCTTTGACTGCGCATGCACTCAACGAAGAAGTGCAAAGCTGCCTGGCCGCCGGGTGTAATGGTCAAATCACAAAACCGGTTTCGGGAGAGCTTTTGGTTCAAGAGGTGTATTTCTATTTGAATCATCGGGCGGAAGCATGAGTGGAATGACTGTGCCTTTGGATGCTAAGCAGAAATATCTTTCGCGCAGGCTAGCGGAGCTTGCAAAAATTCAAGAGATGGCCCACGCGCCCGATTGGGAGTTCGTAATAAAAGTGGGTCACCAAATAAAAGGAAACGCGAAAACTTTTGAGTTTCCTTCTCTAAGTCATTTGGGAGCTCGTTTGGAAGAGGCGGGAAATGTCAAAGACCCGCACTTACTAAAAGATGTGTGTGATGAGTTGCAGGCGAATCTCGAATCACTTAATCAAAACCTTACGTCGTCCGTCTAACTAAAATCCGATATAGAAAAAGAATGAACATCGCGCCGAGGATGGCAGCAATGAATCCGACAGGTTCGTAGTCGCGATAATATCCTGCGGATGTTCCCAGGATGTGGGCGACAGTTCCCCCGGCAATGCCCAATAAACAAGTGATGATCCAGCCACCGGGATCCTTTCCAGGCATCAGTATCTTTGCGGCAATACCTACAGCAAAACCCAGAATGATGGATGAAAGCATACAGTTCTCCTTTCTCCTGAAATTAGGAAGGCCCCCCTCACATGGCAAGGCAGGGGGGCCGCTTATCGTTGCTGCTCGTGGACTGCCAGCAACGAACTATATATGTCTAAAAGTGCCCGGGACAATGTCCCCGACGCATATTTGTTATGCAAACGCGGTTCCTTACAGAAAATCAATGAAGTCTAATATATAGGATATAAAAGAGTATAAACGTCTTAATGTGGCAAAACGCCATAAAAATATTGCGGAGATATGCCCCGGTTTGGTAAGAATAACCTATTCAGGAGGCAGTCATGGACAAGCATAAAACAATTCTTCTGATCGAAGACGACCTAGATTTAGCAGAATTGGCCACGGCTTATTTTCGCCAAAAAAACATCACGGTGATTCACGAAGAAAACCCTCTCTCCGCGCTTCAACAGGTGGTAGCTCAAAAGATCACTCCTGATGCCATCATCACGGATTTAAATTTACCCACGATCAACGGGATGGAGTTCATCAAACGTTTGCGCGCAGAAGGAGTGCAAACTCCCATTATCCTCATCACCGTATCAAACGATGTGGACGTGGCGGTGGAGGCCATTGAAGCGGGTGCTTACGATTTTGTCGTGAAGCCATTGCATTTTCCGCAACTATTGATTTCGGCTCAGCGGGCATTTAAGTTCAACATTCTCAGTGCAGAAAATAAAACTTTGAAAGAAACTTTGGATATTAGTAAGGGGCTTCATCCAGAAGGTATCATCGGGAAAAGCGAAAGCATTCATCGAATCATGGATCTTGCACGCCGAGTTTCGAAAAGTTCTTCGACGGTATCTATCACAGGTGAAAGTGGTACGGGGAAAGAAGTTTTCGCCAAAGCGATTCATCGCTGGAGTCCTCGTAACAAAAAGCCTTTCGTGGCCATCAACTGCTCGGCAATTCCGGAAAACCTTTTAGAGTCAGAACTTTTCGGTCATGCCAAAGGTGCCTTCACCGGAGCGGTCGATAAAAAAACCGGACTTTTTGAAGAAGCTGACGGAGGCACCTTGTTCCTTGATGAAATCGGGGACTTAAATCTCACTTTACAAGCGAAGCTATTGCGTGTGCTTCAAGAAAAAGAAATCAAAAGAGTCGGCGAAAACCAAGCTCGTCCTGTCGATGTGCGCGTGATTGCCGCGACTCACAAAGATTTGCGCCTAGAAGTTCAAGAAAAGCGCTTCCGCGAAGACTTATTCTTCCGTCTAAATGTAATTCCCATCAAAATTCCACCTCTACGTGAAAGAAGAGAAGATATCATTCCTTTAGCTGAGCATTTCTTAAAGAAGTTCAACACTTTGAACGGCACACAAATCGTGGGCTTTAAAAAGAATGCCAAAGAGTTTTTGCTGACTCATCCGTGGCGCGGGAATGTGCGCGAATTAGAAAACACGATTGAGCGCGCCGTGGTCTTGGCAACAGGCCCTGAAATCGACGTAAGTGCTTTGACGTTGTTTGACGAGGGGACAGGAAGCTCGGCCATCGTTGATGACGACAAAAAGAATGCTTTTATCTTCCGCTTTGGTGAAGAAGTTTCCTCATTGCATGAGCTTGAAAAGAAGTACGTGCAGTTCGTTTATGAAAGACACAATCGTGCAAAAGAAATGACGGCGAAGGCCTTGGGTATCGATCGGAAAACTCTGTATCGCAAATTGCAAGAAATCGAAACGACTTAATCATGAATCAGAATTCCCCTTCGCGAGGGGAATTCTGCCTCGCGAAGTCTCTCTAGCTGGCTTTTATCCATTCTTAAACTGGTTCACACATTGCAAACTCATCCTTCGTGCTAACAAGGAGAGTAAAGCATGATGTCAATTGTTCGCTTCCTTTTACCGATTTTGCTGCCGATCACACTTGTCGCTTTGTTTGTGGAGGCGCAACAGCCGGACACCGAAATGGCCACGGCGAAAATGGTGGGAGCGTCGAATGTCGCACCGGTGTTCTTTGATCCGGGTGCGAAAGTTTTAACTGCAACCGAAAAAGCCGAGATGCAAGCTTTTGTAACGACAATCAGAGAAACCCAAGAGATCAAGTCGATCAAAGTTCTTGCCTGGGGGGATCGTGAGTACCCAGATAAGAAAGAAAAAAAGGCTTCACCAAAACAAATTGAATTGGCCAAAGCCCGTGCTGAAGCTATCAAAAAATATCTTCAAGAAGACCTGAAGGTTCCTTCCGTGGATATCCACAACATGGCCGAGCGTCCATCAAAATTAAGCGAGTTTTTCAAAACCGATGACTATGAAGTGAAGTCGTCCGCTGAAGCGACAGGAGCCGCGCCTACACAGAATAAGCGCGGCTTTTTCGAAGAAATGGGCCGTTCGACGACGGCCCTGATGTTAGTTGTTGTAGAATAGAATTCATCCTCGGCACTCACCCTGCTGGCAGCAGGGGAGTTCCCGAAGGTTTGATAGGAAACTTGTTCCAGCGTGGAAGATCCACTCCCAAAGCGACTTTCAAAACATCGTTCACGTCATCGACAAAGTGGAATTGAATACTGCGACGAATTTCTTCGGGGATTTCACGAAGATCTTTTTCGTTCTTAGTACACATGATGATCTCTCGCACGCCCGCACGGTGTGCTGCTATCACTTTCTCTTTAATACCACCCACAGGCATGACGCTTCCTCGTAATGAAATCTCGCCGGTCATGGCTAGCTTCGGATCGACGGGTTTATTCAATAACAAAGACGCTATCGAGGTCAGCATTGTGACGCCCGCAGAAGGTCCATCTTTGGGAATAGCACCCGCTGGCACATGGACGTGCACGTCTTTTTTACTGAAATCCATCAATGGGTCCATAAGAACCAATCGTGACTTCAATAAACTCAGAGCGATCTTAGCCGATTCTTGCATGACCTCGCCTAATTGACCTGTTAATAGCAATTGCCCTGAACCCGGCATGGAGGCTGACTCGACAAAGAGGATGTCACCACCCACTGGGGTCCAAGCAAGACCGGTCACCACGCCAGGCGGTAAAAGACTTTCAATCATATCGGATGAGAATCTTTCAGCGCCCAAGATCTCTTCAAGATCTTTCACATTCACGGTCAAAGTTTTATCTGGTGATTTCACAAGCTTCAAACTCATGAACTTACAGATCGTCGCTATTTTTCTTTGCAGATCTCGAACACCGGCCTCACGTGTGTAGTGAGTTAATAACTTCACCATGGCATCATCGGTGATCTTCAGTGATTCCTCACTTAAGCCGTGCTCGCGAAGTTGTTTTGGCCAAAGGTATTTAAGCGCAATCTGTTTTTTCTCGTCCAAAGTGTAACCCGTAAGATCAACGACTTCCATGCGATCTAAAAGAGGCAAAGGAATGCCTTCTAAAGAGTTGGCTGTCGCAATAAAGAACACTTTAGATAAGTCAAACGGCGTATCTAAATAGTGATCTTGGAAGGTGTTGTTTTGCTCTGGATCTAAAACTTCCAGCATAGCTGCCGCCGGGTCGCCGCCAAAGCCGCGAGTCAATTTATCGATCTCATCTAGAATGAAGACAGGATCGTTTTCGCCGGCTTTTTTAATTCCAGCAATAATTCGACCGGGCAGGGCGCCAATGTAAGTGCGACGATGACCGCGAATCTCCGCATCATCGCGAACGCCACCTAAGCTGACGCGAACGTATTTTTTGCCTAGAGCGCGAGCAATACTTTTTCCTAACGAAGTTTTACCTACTCCTGGAGGTCCAATGAACAGCAAGATCGAACCTTGATGAGTTTTACGCAACTTCATCACGGCTAGATGTTGCAAGATGCGGTTTTTAATTTTCTCTAGACCATAATGGTCTTCATTCAGAATCTTTTCCGCCTCTTCCAGGTCAATTTCTTTTTCAGGAGAAGATTTGCTCCACGGCAGATCCAACATTAATTCCAAATGCGTGCGAATCATCTGGTGTTCAGGTGAAGCGGAATTGATCGTCTCAAGACGCTTCAACTGACTGCGTGCCAATTCCAGTGCCTCGGCGGTCATTCCGGCTTTTTCAATACGCTCTTTGAATTTAGCGTACATATCTTCGCCTTCACCTTCGCCAAGCTCTTCACGGATCACGCGCATTTGCTCGCGCAAAATGGTTTCCTTTTGCGTTTGCTGGAAGTTTTCATTGAGCTTGTCGCGAATTCCGCGTTGAATTTTTAGGCGCTCTTTAAGTTCTTGCAGGCGATCTAAAAGTTTTAACGTTCGGTCGCGAAGGACATTGATTTGCAAAATTTCCTGTTTTTCCGCGATGGCGATATCGGCATACGCAGCACACATATTGGTGAGCGTGGCCAGATCTTCAATTTCGGTCAGCATGTCTTTCACTTGACGTGTGTTGCCGGGAAGAAGATCTAATAATTCATCACTTAAAAGACGAAGGCTGGATAGCAAAGCTTCTTCTGTTTTTTTATCCATCGTGCCAACGTCTTCAACGCTTTCACTCTGCACTTCAAAAAAACCTTCCTGATCACGGCTTTGCACGACGCGAACTCGCTGATGCGCTTTCACGAAGATATTGTAGCTTCCATCTTCATCCATACGGAAGGATTCCACCTTAGCAAGTGTTCCCACTTGATAAAGATCTTCCATTTTCTCCACGTTATCGTGGGGACTTTTTTGTGTTAGAAGGACTACCCAGTGATTTTCACGAAGAGCTTTTTGCAGGGCAGATATGCTTTTTTCTCTACCTACTCGAAGCGGCATGCTGATGTCGGGAAACAACACAGAATTCTTCAATGGGATCACGGGGATAAAACCTGAGACGTAAGACATCGAGGACCTCTTTTCCAACCCCAAAAGGGTTAATTGTAACAAACATGAGCACGATATAAATTTCGTCAAGTCGGAGGTCCCAATTTCTTACAGAAAACTGAGAACTCCGCAGTTTAGCCCAGGAATGTTCTCGACACTCTTAGTTTAACATTGTGCGGTTGGAATGAAGGGGCCTTTTGCTCACC is a window of Bdellovibrio bacteriovorus DNA encoding:
- a CDS encoding sigma-54-dependent transcriptional regulator, whose protein sequence is MDKHKTILLIEDDLDLAELATAYFRQKNITVIHEENPLSALQQVVAQKITPDAIITDLNLPTINGMEFIKRLRAEGVQTPIILITVSNDVDVAVEAIEAGAYDFVVKPLHFPQLLISAQRAFKFNILSAENKTLKETLDISKGLHPEGIIGKSESIHRIMDLARRVSKSSSTVSITGESGTGKEVFAKAIHRWSPRNKKPFVAINCSAIPENLLESELFGHAKGAFTGAVDKKTGLFEEADGGTLFLDEIGDLNLTLQAKLLRVLQEKEIKRVGENQARPVDVRVIAATHKDLRLEVQEKRFREDLFFRLNVIPIKIPPLRERREDIIPLAEHFLKKFNTLNGTQIVGFKKNAKEFLLTHPWRGNVRELENTIERAVVLATGPEIDVSALTLFDEGTGSSAIVDDDKKNAFIFRFGEEVSSLHELEKKYVQFVYERHNRAKEMTAKALGIDRKTLYRKLQEIETT
- a CDS encoding OmpA family protein: MMSIVRFLLPILLPITLVALFVEAQQPDTEMATAKMVGASNVAPVFFDPGAKVLTATEKAEMQAFVTTIRETQEIKSIKVLAWGDREYPDKKEKKASPKQIELAKARAEAIKKYLQEDLKVPSVDIHNMAERPSKLSEFFKTDDYEVKSSAEATGAAPTQNKRGFFEEMGRSTTALMLVVVE
- a CDS encoding CHASE domain-containing protein; protein product: MFLVLLIIISVSLLSWWTVKVHLEKEWNARLESEIGKVSSTIHREFSAYGQALLDTRAFIQSSGVPTGKQYQDYIESTELLKRSPGLQGIGFAQKIDRSEIPELERRMREQGVKDFKFWPDSERSLYTSVVMIEPDDWRNKKALGFDPYSDLTRRSAMDKALLSNALAMSDPVVLLSDESEGQKVLQGVLVYLPVSKVLDATGEAEPKNSLLGFAYSVIRINRFFNGAFGTPQFYEEKVNYKIEIYDRKLGRTLPLYERFPAKEEDRVVSDISVDREIQVLDKVWKLHFEPLPHFFNWYERYVPILFAFVTLIMLSVIFLALWSTQQFLKFSEKHQDSLALISKSKSEELALFRRLNAIIADISSSIEGSDLFEKFCHHLEDVFQIEDCVVFVRENRGPYEKRFQKVIDSFPEFLDLSAEFDSFLKEGVFALASNTESSRKVISFFSSEMQERLRESPYFMMRSVLHESGKSNSILIIVKGPKTLVDSKVLEYALASIVGQFAMSYDKAILLRKAEDANFMKSSFLANMSHEIRTPLGVIVGYSEILADDELDGEEKKQIVKSVKRNGKELARLIDDILDISKVEAGKLQFEMAQVNLESLIHEVKSVMEVRASDKKIQFNVAKLSNVPTYLFTDDIRLKQILVNVVGNAIKFTENGSVKLLYKTYVNEMQEEFLEFQIQDSGIGISERNRENLFKPFSQGDVSTTRKYGGTGLGLALSRRLAELLGGELFLLASSVGKGSTFCLRVPLRGVNKEFLNLRQTPVKKDFEEVEQGPVRDIDWNGLDLKNLLKDVRILLVEDSEDNQEIFQHFLKAAGADVVVADDGEKAVESAFKVEPDIVLMDIQIPKMDGKEATKRIRQRGFTKPVIALTAHALNEEVQSCLAAGCNGQITKPVSGELLVQEVYFYLNHRAEA
- a CDS encoding AI-2E family transporter — translated: MIDFLKNKDVAVRWGFFLVLLAAFLFVNLPFLMPFLIAGVFALGLNDFVERLGKKLKIKRKPAIALTLLGGFAIFWIPISLAIYRLISYISQPEVIKTDKLVGQIHELKDLILGYLKKISGWTGTDIATPAADMANSLLRKSGEIVFQYSTEILGQLPAIFLASFVFVITLALLLSKAQAIKEFVFKYSLLKPDLTVRLIDVSKKSCSITLFSTLVIGLIQAGVIGIGSLIFGEGDFFLVLTLTFFVSFIPVIGAAPVGYLLAILAFIGGRTGNGVGLVVVATIAGSIDNILKPFMVGKENKISAVIGFTCVVGAIIMIGLPGLLIGPVIMNLFAGLSPLLLKREEPDLIQ
- a CDS encoding Hpt domain-containing protein — encoded protein: MSGMTVPLDAKQKYLSRRLAELAKIQEMAHAPDWEFVIKVGHQIKGNAKTFEFPSLSHLGARLEEAGNVKDPHLLKDVCDELQANLESLNQNLTSSV
- a CDS encoding fumarate hydratase, whose amino-acid sequence is MSFKYFPLYEKQKDTTQYKKISSDHVRVEKLGDKEVLVVAPEALELIAQEALSDVSHLLRASHLEKLERILQDPEASPNDRFVAVDLLKNAIIAAQMEFPSCQDTGTAIVVGKKGERVFTGTDDKEHLSKGIFNTYQKRNLRFSQMAPISFFEEKNTGSNLPAQIDIYSEQGDEYHFLFMAKGGGSANKSYLYQKTKAVLNPEGFEKFVRETLNSLGTAACPPYHLAFCVGGTSAEETLKIVKYASAGYLDGLPTSGSEGGRAYRDLEMEKQVEKWARDTGIGAQFGGKYFVHDVRVIRLPRHGASCPIGVGVSCSADRNIKGKITRDGIFLEQLELHPEQYLPNHLKDTSAEAIQIDLNKPIQETLKILSEQKVATRVMLNGPMIVARDIAHAKLKEKVDRGEGVPEYFKNYAVYYAGPAKTPKGYASGSFGPTTSERMDPYVGAFQSLGGSMIMLGKGNRSPQVTEACKTYGGFYLGSIGGPAARLGKECITKVEVLDFPELGMESVWKIEVKDFPAFIIVDDKGNDFFKSVIRKL
- a CDS encoding GlsB/YeaQ/YmgE family stress response membrane protein; its protein translation is MLSSIILGFAVGIAAKILMPGKDPGGWIITCLLGIAGGTVAHILGTSAGYYRDYEPVGFIAAILGAMFILFLYRILVRRTT
- a CDS encoding PilZ domain-containing protein; translated protein: MNTQIFITGTLTVPNVLKKENSFDCHIIENPYTLRSALQTTQGEKIVVVFLPFLEVRHFDIYAFLQKTIENVKTFFVVSELSAPMKMKLKTFKDFIVLWKTEEAHLAKDIQAYLNGKNLELRQDKREVHERRAMLSPSMLPFGTENRSFQPILGGAFENISLNGSCVKIKAPFYQKKDFITLSYQTKEGEYVNVEGQVRWTKWDEKNQSQELGVQFLTQA